One stretch of Thermanaerosceptrum fracticalcis DNA includes these proteins:
- the floA gene encoding flotillin-like protein FloA (flotillin-like protein involved in membrane lipid rafts) produces MPELIALIIMVAIVFVGVAVLFSFIPVGLWISALAAGVKIGIFTLVGMRFRRVPPSLIVNSLIKADKAGLNVTTNQLEAHYLAGGNVDRVVNALIAAERANIPLAFERAAAIDLAGRNVLEAVQMSVNPRVIETPVIAAMAKNGIEVRARARVTVRANIDRLVGGAGEETIIARVGEGIVTTVGSSESHKEVLENPDLISRTVLNKGLDAGTAFEILSIDIADVDVGRNIGAQLQTDQAEADKRIAQAKAEERRALAVAREQEMKAAVQEMRAKVVEAEAEVPKAMAQALREGKLGVMDYYQMQNILADTSMRDAIAKGGPVQGSGDSGKK; encoded by the coding sequence GTGCCTGAATTAATTGCTCTAATTATTATGGTGGCCATTGTTTTTGTCGGTGTGGCCGTCCTGTTCAGCTTTATACCCGTGGGCCTGTGGATTTCCGCCCTGGCGGCCGGTGTAAAAATCGGCATTTTTACCCTGGTGGGTATGCGTTTCCGTCGTGTGCCTCCAAGCTTAATTGTTAACAGCTTAATCAAAGCCGATAAAGCAGGCCTCAACGTAACCACAAACCAGCTGGAAGCCCATTACCTGGCAGGCGGTAATGTAGACAGAGTTGTCAATGCCCTCATTGCCGCGGAAAGGGCCAATATTCCCCTGGCCTTTGAACGGGCCGCAGCCATTGATCTGGCCGGTCGTAACGTCTTAGAAGCCGTGCAGATGAGTGTTAACCCCCGTGTCATTGAAACTCCCGTCATTGCCGCCATGGCGAAGAACGGTATCGAAGTAAGGGCCCGGGCCAGAGTAACTGTACGGGCTAACATTGACCGTCTGGTGGGCGGCGCCGGCGAAGAGACAATTATCGCCCGGGTAGGCGAAGGTATCGTTACAACGGTGGGCAGCTCCGAGTCCCATAAAGAAGTATTGGAAAACCCCGATCTTATTTCCCGTACTGTCCTGAACAAGGGCCTGGATGCGGGGACCGCCTTTGAAATTCTCTCCATTGATATTGCTGATGTTGACGTTGGACGCAACATCGGTGCCCAGTTGCAAACGGATCAGGCTGAAGCCGACAAGCGTATTGCCCAGGCTAAGGCTGAAGAGCGCCGCGCTCTGGCCGTAGCCCGTGAACAGGAAATGAAGGCTGCAGTACAGGAAATGCGTGCGAAAGTTGTAGAAGCAGAGGCTGAAGTGCCCAAAGCCATGGCCCAGGCTCTGCGGGAAGGGAAACTGGGTGTCATGGATTATTATCAAATGCAGAACATCCTGGCAGATACCAGCATGAGAGATGCCATTGCCAAGGGCGGCCCTGTCCAGGGCAGCGGTGACAGTGGCAAGAAATAA
- a CDS encoding NfeD family protein, which translates to MKRYGLIVYWLITCLLLTLIPGSLLAASTKTVYVIPIRDTIDPGLSKFVARSYAEAEKLKADMVLLEIDTPGGRVDAALQIRDTIRQSSIPTTALVKGGAISAGALITLASKTIAMQPGATIGDAEPRSGSQRADEKFVSYWAKEMAATAEVNGRDPKYAIAMADRDAGVPGLVEKGKLLTLTYQEAAKVGYSDYTVNDRNELLTKLGFSDARIIEAEASVSEKLTRFVTNPFVAPFLLTIGIAGIIIEFLTVGWGIAGVIGLVSLALYFGGHLLAGFTGWEAVLLFLLGLILLVVEALVPGFGLPGIGGILSIIASIVLSAPSWEAGVISLVLSLVGTIVLVLLSFKILTKRKFWHRLVLPLKYNKEEGYVSQIQDLTKYVGRRGVAYTVLRPAGTVELDDGTRLDVVTEGDFIPKGSKVVVDRVEGIRIIVHALKEES; encoded by the coding sequence ATGAAAAGATACGGCTTGATTGTATACTGGCTTATTACTTGCTTACTGCTAACACTCATTCCCGGAAGTCTCTTGGCTGCTTCCACTAAAACTGTCTATGTCATACCCATCAGAGATACCATAGATCCGGGTTTATCTAAATTCGTAGCCAGAAGTTATGCAGAGGCGGAAAAACTTAAAGCGGATATGGTCCTTTTAGAAATAGACACACCTGGCGGCCGGGTAGATGCAGCTTTACAGATCAGGGATACGATTCGCCAAAGTTCCATTCCCACCACGGCTCTGGTTAAAGGCGGTGCTATCTCTGCCGGTGCTTTGATTACCCTGGCCAGCAAAACTATTGCCATGCAGCCGGGAGCCACCATAGGTGATGCTGAACCCCGTTCCGGTTCCCAAAGAGCCGATGAAAAGTTTGTTTCCTACTGGGCTAAAGAAATGGCAGCCACGGCTGAAGTCAATGGCCGTGACCCCAAATATGCCATAGCTATGGCTGACCGGGATGCCGGTGTCCCGGGATTAGTGGAAAAAGGCAAGCTTTTGACCCTCACCTATCAGGAAGCAGCTAAAGTTGGATACAGCGACTACACGGTCAACGATAGGAATGAGTTATTAACTAAACTGGGCTTTAGTGACGCGCGGATCATCGAAGCGGAGGCCTCGGTTTCGGAAAAGCTTACTCGTTTTGTGACCAATCCCTTTGTAGCTCCTTTCTTACTCACCATAGGTATTGCCGGGATCATCATCGAGTTTCTTACTGTGGGCTGGGGTATCGCCGGGGTGATCGGTCTTGTTTCTTTAGCCCTTTACTTTGGAGGACATCTCCTGGCCGGCTTTACCGGCTGGGAAGCCGTGCTTCTTTTCCTCTTAGGGCTCATCCTCCTGGTGGTGGAAGCTTTGGTCCCTGGTTTTGGCCTGCCGGGGATCGGCGGTATCCTTAGCATTATCGCCAGTATTGTGCTTTCTGCCCCTAGCTGGGAAGCAGGGGTCATTTCCCTGGTATTATCACTGGTCGGCACCATCGTACTGGTCCTTTTAAGCTTTAAAATTCTTACCAAGCGCAAGTTTTGGCACCGCCTGGTCTTACCTTTAAAATATAATAAAGAAGAGGGCTACGTTTCACAGATCCAGGATTTAACCAAATATGTGGGTCGTCGAGGAGTGGCTTACACTGTCCTGCGCCCTGCAGGGACAGTGGAACTTGATGATGGAACACGCCTTGATGTAGTCACTGAGGGGGATTTTATTCCCAAAGGCAGTAAAGTTGTGGTAGACAGGGTGGAAGGAATACGTATTATCGTCCATGCCCTGAAGGAAGAATCTTAA
- a CDS encoding lytic transglycosylase domain-containing protein, producing the protein MNFGPIKLPRLVFFYAAIVLTAVLCICMFYLQKEALEDELLKWQEEAQRLKNELERIKRYTEIYQTSPEIIALVLRESEKYKINPTMMLELIKLESKFTANAISPHGAIGLCQIRPETAEELSRELGLPPEKELLFNAEYNIKLGTYFLSKLLDIYDKDYHKALTAYNRGPAGLLAYMKKRGTAVSTYSRRISEGLALNTY; encoded by the coding sequence ATGAATTTTGGGCCCATTAAATTACCCCGTTTAGTTTTCTTCTATGCTGCCATTGTTCTGACCGCAGTCCTCTGTATATGTATGTTTTATTTACAAAAGGAAGCTTTAGAGGATGAACTTTTAAAATGGCAGGAGGAAGCCCAGCGGCTAAAAAACGAATTAGAAAGGATCAAACGCTATACGGAAATATATCAAACAAGTCCCGAAATTATCGCCCTTGTCCTCCGGGAAAGTGAAAAGTATAAAATAAATCCCACCATGATGTTGGAACTAATTAAACTGGAAAGTAAATTCACAGCTAATGCCATCAGCCCCCATGGAGCCATAGGATTGTGCCAGATTAGACCCGAGACTGCGGAAGAACTGTCCAGAGAGCTGGGGCTTCCCCCGGAAAAAGAACTGCTTTTTAATGCCGAGTACAACATTAAGCTGGGCACCTACTTCCTTAGTAAGCTCCTGGATATTTATGACAAAGACTACCACAAAGCCCTTACGGCCTATAACAGGGGCCCCGCCGGTCTCCTTGCATACATGAAAAAACGGGGTACGGCAGTGAGCACTTACTCCCGGCGTATTAGTGAAGGTTTAGCCCTCAATACGTATTGA
- a CDS encoding GatB/YqeY domain-containing protein, with translation MSLKERLTADMKEAMKAKDAGKLKLSVIRMVKAAIKNQEIERGHELSDEEVIEVLAREVKMRRDSIPEYEKANRPETVETLQQEINILMEYLPQQLSQQEILELVKKVVHEVGAQSPKDMGKVMGKIVPLTKGRADGKLVNELVKQVLQGEA, from the coding sequence ATGAGTCTTAAAGAAAGACTTACGGCGGATATGAAGGAAGCCATGAAAGCCAAAGACGCCGGTAAACTTAAACTTTCCGTAATCCGAATGGTAAAAGCAGCCATTAAGAACCAGGAAATTGAGCGGGGACATGAACTAAGTGATGAAGAAGTTATTGAGGTATTGGCTCGGGAAGTAAAGATGCGCCGTGATTCCATTCCGGAATACGAGAAAGCCAACCGTCCTGAAACCGTGGAAACTCTCCAACAAGAAATTAATATACTTATGGAGTATCTCCCTCAACAGCTCTCCCAACAAGAGATTCTTGAACTGGTTAAAAAGGTTGTGCACGAAGTTGGTGCCCAATCCCCCAAGGATATGGGAAAAGTTATGGGCAAAATTGTGCCCCTCACCAAAGGCAGAGCCGATGGTAAGCTGGTCAACGAGTTAGTCAAACAAGTTTTACAAGGTGAAGCATAA
- the rpsU gene encoding 30S ribosomal protein S21 encodes MSEVRVGKNESLDSALRRFKRTCQKAGVLSEVRKREHYEKPSVRRKKKSEAARKRKFK; translated from the coding sequence ATGAGTGAAGTCAGAGTTGGAAAAAACGAATCTCTCGACAGTGCACTCCGCCGCTTTAAGCGTACGTGCCAAAAAGCCGGCGTTTTATCAGAGGTTAGAAAACGCGAGCACTATGAGAAGCCTAGCGTCAGAAGAAAGAAGAAATCTGAGGCAGCGAGAAAGCGTAAGTTTAAATAG
- a CDS encoding histidine triad nucleotide-binding protein, translating into MSDCIFCKIAEGTIPSKKVYEDEKVLAFHDINPVAPVHVLVIPKKHITSLATMEKEDQGLIGHIFGVIHNLAEELKLQKGYRVVNNCGEEGGQTVAHLHFHLLGGRSFAWPPG; encoded by the coding sequence GTGAGCGATTGCATTTTCTGTAAAATTGCCGAAGGAACGATACCCAGCAAAAAGGTTTATGAGGATGAGAAGGTTCTCGCCTTTCATGACATCAATCCCGTTGCGCCAGTACATGTACTGGTTATTCCTAAAAAACACATCACAAGCTTGGCTACTATGGAAAAAGAAGACCAGGGATTAATAGGGCACATTTTTGGAGTAATACATAACCTGGCTGAGGAACTCAAGTTGCAAAAGGGTTACCGCGTTGTCAACAACTGTGGGGAAGAAGGAGGCCAGACGGTGGCCCATCTTCATTTCCATTTGTTAGGTGGAAGAAGTTTTGCCTGGCCGCCAGGTTAA
- the mtaB gene encoding tRNA (N(6)-L-threonylcarbamoyladenosine(37)-C(2))-methylthiotransferase MtaB, giving the protein MKGRVAFYTLGCKVNQNETEALTGMFKSRGYEVVDFEDPADVYVINTCTVTHLGDRKSRQMIRKAVKANPQAKIVVTGCYAQTSPGEVTQIPGVNLVVGTSERGRIVDLVEELGDRKSSLTLVKDIKEQKVFEDIPLEKIIERARAYLKVQEGCEQFCSYCIIPYARGPVRSRSIGNTIQEAQKLIRAGFKEIILTGIHLGAYGKDLKEGVELADLLAELLPLAPEVRWRLSSIEPTEVTARILKLLVEYKNFCPHLHLPLQSAHDEILKAMNRPYTTKEYRDIVTKIRTKVPGISITTDIMVGFPGEREEQFNQGYEFVREMAFSDIHVFKYSPRRGTPAAEFPRQVPPPVKEERSRKLILLAEELAKNYSRKFLGNTLDVLVETYLSHGYWEGHTPNYLKVQFPSCGVSRGQIVPVKIKEVQGKKCLGEINPSVS; this is encoded by the coding sequence ATGAAAGGCAGAGTGGCGTTTTATACCTTAGGCTGCAAAGTTAATCAGAACGAAACAGAGGCCCTTACGGGGATGTTTAAAAGCCGGGGCTATGAAGTGGTGGACTTTGAAGACCCTGCCGATGTCTATGTCATCAATACCTGCACGGTGACCCATTTAGGTGACCGCAAATCGCGCCAGATGATAAGAAAAGCTGTCAAGGCCAATCCCCAGGCGAAAATCGTGGTGACGGGCTGTTATGCCCAAACCTCGCCCGGGGAAGTAACCCAGATACCCGGGGTTAACCTGGTGGTGGGCACCAGTGAAAGAGGAAGGATCGTAGACCTGGTAGAGGAATTAGGCGACAGGAAAAGCTCCCTTACTCTGGTTAAAGATATTAAAGAACAAAAAGTTTTTGAGGATATTCCCCTGGAAAAAATTATTGAAAGGGCCCGGGCCTACCTAAAAGTCCAGGAAGGCTGTGAGCAGTTCTGTTCCTACTGTATTATTCCTTATGCCCGGGGACCGGTGCGCAGCCGCAGCATCGGCAATACCATTCAGGAAGCACAAAAACTGATCAGGGCAGGCTTTAAGGAGATTATCTTAACGGGTATTCACCTGGGGGCCTATGGTAAGGACCTGAAAGAAGGGGTAGAACTTGCTGATCTTCTCGCCGAACTTTTGCCTTTAGCTCCCGAGGTCAGGTGGCGCCTCAGTTCTATCGAACCCACGGAGGTTACAGCCAGGATACTAAAACTTTTGGTCGAATATAAAAACTTCTGCCCCCATCTTCATTTGCCCTTACAAAGCGCCCATGATGAGATTTTAAAAGCCATGAACAGGCCCTATACTACAAAAGAATACAGGGATATTGTGACAAAGATCAGAACTAAGGTACCAGGCATCAGTATTACCACAGATATTATGGTCGGTTTTCCCGGAGAAAGGGAGGAACAATTCAACCAGGGATATGAGTTTGTCAGGGAAATGGCCTTCAGTGACATCCATGTCTTTAAATATTCACCGCGCCGGGGTACGCCTGCAGCAGAGTTTCCCAGGCAGGTTCCTCCCCCCGTTAAAGAGGAACGCAGCAGAAAGCTAATTTTACTGGCGGAAGAGCTGGCGAAAAACTATAGCAGGAAGTTTTTGGGAAATACTTTAGATGTACTGGTGGAAACATACCTTAGTCACGGGTACTGGGAAGGGCATACCCCCAATTATTTAAAAGTCCAGTTCCCTTCCTGCGGGGTTAGTCGGGGGCAAATTGTCCCTGTAAAAATTAAAGAGGTCCAGGGGAAAAAATGTTTGGGAGAAATTAACCCAAGTGTATCTTAA
- a CDS encoding 16S rRNA (uracil(1498)-N(3))-methyltransferase translates to MHRFYVSREQINNGTATVNGEEYKHLARVLRLAPGDPVVVFDGAGWEYDGVIKRLQDGQADVSLTSSRFLPRESTLEVWLAQGLPKGDKMELIIQKATELGVRGIIPLELERSIVKLDEKKKKEKRERWQKIAVEAVKQSRRSLIPQVLQPCSLELFLRNIPQGALLLVPWEEGGASLKVVLEKTPSNKPVYIVIGPEGGLSEKEVALARSSGAVTVSLGPRILRTETAGLAAVTAVMYQWGDLGA, encoded by the coding sequence GTGCACAGGTTTTATGTATCCAGGGAACAGATCAATAATGGTACTGCAACAGTTAACGGCGAGGAATATAAGCACCTGGCCAGAGTCCTGCGCCTGGCTCCCGGTGATCCTGTTGTTGTTTTCGATGGAGCCGGTTGGGAATATGATGGAGTCATCAAGAGACTCCAGGATGGACAGGCTGATGTTTCCCTTACCTCTTCCCGCTTCCTGCCCAGGGAGAGCACCCTCGAGGTATGGTTAGCCCAGGGACTGCCCAAAGGGGATAAGATGGAGTTAATTATCCAAAAGGCTACAGAACTGGGGGTGCGGGGAATTATTCCTTTAGAACTGGAACGCAGTATTGTCAAACTGGATGAGAAAAAGAAAAAAGAGAAGCGGGAGCGCTGGCAGAAGATTGCTGTGGAAGCCGTAAAACAGTCACGTCGCTCGCTGATTCCCCAAGTGCTGCAGCCTTGTTCCCTGGAGCTTTTCCTGCGGAATATACCTCAGGGAGCTTTACTCCTGGTACCCTGGGAAGAGGGAGGCGCTTCTCTTAAAGTGGTTTTAGAGAAAACACCTTCTAATAAACCCGTATACATCGTCATAGGACCGGAGGGGGGTCTCTCGGAAAAAGAAGTGGCCTTAGCCAGGTCCTCCGGTGCTGTTACCGTATCTTTAGGCCCCCGGATACTACGGACGGAAACTGCCGGATTAGCGGCTGTCACGGCTGTAATGTACCAGTGGGGCGACCTGGGGGCATGA
- the prmA gene encoding 50S ribosomal protein L11 methyltransferase, with translation MEWQEISISTVPEAVEAISDIFYELGSGGVVIEDPELVKAMAGSGQWDAYELPEDLLNRPLTLVKGYLPVDDRLPGKLEELRAEVAEIMSRLDQPLPELIISSLNEEDWANSWKAYFKPVKIGERVVVCPSWERYEASEEDIVLDLDPGMAFGTGTHATTAMCVRFLEQYVKKDDTVLDVGTGTGILAMCAARLGASQVKAFDYDPTAVKVAAENIKKNNLDDKIQVQVNDLLAGITDQADLIVANIIADIIIKLFPQAKTNLKENGIFITSGIIGERRDDVVHTGLDLGFELVEESCQEDWVALVWQK, from the coding sequence ATGGAGTGGCAAGAAATCAGTATTAGTACTGTGCCTGAGGCAGTGGAGGCTATTTCGGATATTTTCTATGAACTTGGGTCCGGCGGTGTAGTCATCGAAGATCCTGAACTGGTGAAGGCCATGGCCGGAAGCGGTCAATGGGATGCTTATGAGCTGCCGGAAGACCTCTTAAACAGGCCCTTGACTTTAGTCAAAGGGTATTTGCCCGTTGATGACAGGCTGCCCGGAAAACTGGAGGAACTCAGGGCGGAGGTGGCTGAGATCATGAGCCGCCTGGACCAGCCCCTGCCCGAGCTTATCATCTCCTCTTTAAACGAGGAGGACTGGGCCAATTCCTGGAAGGCATATTTCAAACCGGTCAAAATAGGAGAACGGGTGGTGGTCTGTCCTTCCTGGGAACGCTATGAGGCCTCGGAAGAGGACATTGTGCTGGACCTGGACCCGGGGATGGCCTTTGGCACGGGTACTCATGCCACGACTGCCATGTGTGTGAGATTCCTGGAGCAATATGTGAAAAAGGATGATACAGTCCTTGATGTGGGGACTGGGACCGGCATTTTGGCTATGTGTGCCGCCCGTTTGGGGGCCAGCCAGGTCAAAGCCTTTGATTATGATCCCACTGCCGTCAAGGTTGCCGCTGAAAATATCAAGAAGAATAACCTGGATGATAAGATTCAAGTCCAGGTCAATGACCTTCTCGCCGGTATTACGGACCAGGCGGACCTGATCGTAGCCAATATCATTGCCGATATTATTATTAAATTGTTTCCCCAGGCAAAAACTAACCTCAAAGAAAACGGTATTTTTATTACCTCCGGTATCATCGGTGAACGGAGAGACGATGTAGTCCATACCGGCCTGGATTTGGGCTTTGAACTTGTAGAGGAAAGTTGCCAGGAAGACTGGGTGGCCTTGGTGTGGCAAAAGTAA
- the dnaJ gene encoding molecular chaperone DnaJ, whose amino-acid sequence MAKRDYYEVLGVERNASETEIKKAYRKLARQYHPDVNPGDKTAEERFKEINEAYEVLSDPDKRARYDQFGHAGTDPNGFGGFGGFGGAGDFTGFGDIFDMFFGGAAQRANRGPQVGSDLRLDLELTFEEAAFGVEKDIELPRLENCPTCEGTGAKPGTRPAACPKCQGTGQVRYTQKTMLGHFQTIKTCPECGGEGKVITTPCPECHGKGKIRKTRKLHIKIPAGVDTGSRIRLAGEGEAGLRGGPPGDLYVYIEVRPHKIFERHGDDIYLEMPITFVQAALGDEIKVPTLEGKAALRIPEGTQTGTVFRLRGQGIPHLKGSGRGDQHVKVVVVTPTKLSEEQKKLLRDFAKVSGEENYRPQEKGKEKGIFERLWDSLKG is encoded by the coding sequence GTGGCCAAAAGAGACTATTATGAGGTATTAGGTGTAGAACGAAATGCCTCAGAGACAGAAATAAAGAAAGCATACAGGAAGTTGGCCCGGCAGTATCACCCTGATGTAAACCCAGGCGACAAAACTGCTGAGGAAAGATTCAAGGAAATCAATGAAGCCTATGAAGTTCTAAGTGACCCCGATAAGCGGGCACGCTATGATCAGTTTGGTCATGCCGGTACCGATCCCAACGGTTTTGGCGGCTTTGGAGGCTTTGGCGGAGCCGGTGACTTTACCGGATTCGGCGATATTTTTGATATGTTCTTTGGGGGAGCCGCCCAAAGAGCCAACCGGGGACCGCAAGTCGGTTCCGACTTGCGCCTCGATCTGGAATTAACCTTTGAAGAGGCTGCCTTTGGTGTGGAAAAGGATATTGAATTACCCAGGTTAGAAAACTGTCCTACCTGTGAAGGTACCGGCGCCAAACCGGGAACCCGTCCCGCTGCCTGTCCCAAGTGCCAGGGTACAGGTCAGGTGCGCTATACGCAAAAAACGATGCTCGGCCATTTCCAGACCATCAAGACCTGTCCGGAATGCGGCGGTGAAGGCAAAGTCATTACCACACCCTGTCCTGAATGTCACGGTAAAGGTAAGATACGTAAAACCCGTAAACTCCACATCAAGATTCCTGCCGGTGTGGATACAGGTTCACGCATTCGTTTAGCAGGAGAAGGTGAGGCCGGCCTCAGAGGCGGGCCGCCCGGAGACCTCTATGTCTATATTGAAGTAAGACCCCATAAAATCTTTGAAAGACATGGGGACGATATATATTTGGAAATGCCTATTACTTTCGTGCAGGCAGCCCTGGGAGACGAAATTAAAGTGCCTACCCTGGAGGGGAAGGCTGCTTTAAGAATTCCCGAAGGGACCCAGACAGGTACTGTTTTCCGCCTCCGCGGTCAGGGTATACCCCATCTGAAGGGGAGTGGCCGGGGAGACCAGCACGTGAAAGTGGTTGTGGTTACTCCCACCAAGCTTTCGGAAGAACAGAAAAAATTATTGCGGGACTTTGCGAAAGTAAGCGGTGAAGAAAATTACAGGCCCCAGGAAAAGGGGAAGGAAAAAGGGATCTTTGAGCGGCTTTGGGATTCTCTGAAGGGTTAG
- the dnaK gene encoding molecular chaperone DnaK, with product MSKVIGIDLGTTNSCVAFMEGGEAVVIPNAEGNRTTPSVVAFSKSGERLVGQVAKRQAITNPDRTIISIKRHMGTDHKVRIDDKEYTPQEISAMILQKLKADAESYLGTKVTQAVITVPAYFTDSQRQATRDAGRIAGLEVLRIINEPTAAALAYGLDKEEDQTILVYDLGGGTFDVSILELGDGVFEVKATSGNNRLGGDDFDERIINWMVEEFKKQTGIDLKSDRMALQRLKEAAEKAKHELSSVLTTNINLPFITATAEGPQHLDLTLTRAKFNELTADLVEMTMGPTRQALRDAGLDVKDIDKILLVGGSTRIPAVQDAIRNLLGKEPFKGINPDECVAIGAAIQAGVLAGEVKDVLLLDVTPLSLGIETLGGVFTRLIERNTTIPTSKSQIFSTAADNQTTVEIHVLQGEREMAAYNKTLGRFQLTGIPPAPRGVPQIEVKFDIDANGIVNVSAKDLGTGKEQKITITASTGLSKDEIERMVKEAEKNAAEDKKRKEEAEIRNQADNLIYQTEKTLKEAGDKADKGEVDKINEAKEALKNAMQSNNVEEIKAKSEALTNVLYQLTAKMYQNAGAGAPGGEGPKEGAGKSQDNVVDADYEIKEDK from the coding sequence ATGAGCAAAGTGATAGGCATTGACTTAGGTACTACTAACTCCTGTGTAGCATTTATGGAAGGTGGAGAAGCTGTTGTCATCCCTAATGCTGAAGGAAACAGGACCACTCCTTCTGTGGTAGCTTTCTCCAAGTCGGGAGAGCGGCTGGTGGGCCAGGTGGCCAAACGCCAGGCCATTACCAACCCTGACCGTACCATCATCTCCATTAAACGTCATATGGGTACTGATCACAAAGTCCGTATTGATGATAAGGAATATACACCCCAGGAAATCTCCGCCATGATCCTGCAAAAGCTGAAAGCTGATGCGGAAAGTTACCTGGGAACTAAAGTCACCCAGGCCGTTATTACTGTACCTGCTTACTTTACCGACAGCCAGCGCCAGGCTACCCGTGATGCCGGTCGTATTGCCGGTTTGGAGGTCTTACGTATTATCAACGAGCCTACCGCCGCTGCCCTGGCTTATGGTCTCGACAAGGAAGAAGACCAGACCATCCTGGTCTATGACTTAGGGGGGGGAACTTTCGACGTTTCCATCCTGGAACTGGGTGACGGTGTTTTTGAAGTAAAAGCCACCAGCGGCAATAACCGCCTGGGCGGTGATGACTTTGACGAGCGCATCATCAACTGGATGGTAGAGGAATTTAAGAAACAGACGGGTATCGACCTCAAGTCTGACAGAATGGCCTTACAGCGCCTCAAGGAAGCCGCTGAGAAAGCCAAGCATGAATTATCCTCCGTGCTCACTACAAATATTAACCTTCCTTTTATTACGGCAACGGCAGAGGGGCCGCAGCACCTGGATTTAACCCTGACCAGGGCTAAATTTAATGAACTCACCGCTGACCTGGTGGAAATGACCATGGGTCCCACCCGCCAGGCTTTAAGAGATGCCGGGCTGGATGTCAAGGATATTGATAAGATCCTCCTGGTAGGCGGTTCCACCAGGATCCCAGCCGTACAGGATGCCATCAGGAATCTTTTGGGCAAGGAGCCCTTCAAGGGCATCAACCCCGATGAATGTGTGGCCATCGGTGCTGCTATCCAGGCAGGGGTACTGGCCGGAGAAGTAAAAGATGTTCTGCTTTTGGACGTTACACCTCTTTCCCTGGGTATTGAGACCCTGGGCGGGGTATTTACCCGCCTGATTGAGCGCAATACCACCATTCCTACTTCCAAGAGCCAGATTTTCTCTACAGCTGCCGATAACCAGACAACAGTAGAAATTCATGTGCTGCAGGGTGAACGGGAAATGGCTGCCTACAACAAGACCCTGGGCCGTTTCCAGCTTACCGGTATTCCTCCTGCCCCCAGGGGTGTGCCTCAGATTGAAGTCAAGTTCGACATTGATGCCAACGGTATCGTCAACGTATCGGCGAAGGACCTGGGAACAGGTAAAGAACAGAAAATTACCATTACCGCTTCCACGGGGCTTTCCAAAGATGAGATCGAAAGAATGGTAAAAGAAGCGGAAAAGAACGCTGCTGAAGATAAGAAACGTAAAGAAGAGGCGGAAATCAGGAACCAGGCTGACAACCTCATCTATCAGACGGAAAAAACCCTGAAAGAGGCGGGGGATAAGGCCGACAAAGGGGAAGTAGACAAGATTAATGAGGCCAAGGAAGCCTTGAAGAACGCCATGCAGAGTAACAATGTGGAAGAAATCAAGGCTAAGTCGGAAGCCCTTACCAATGTCCTGTATCAGCTCACTGCCAAAATGTACCAGAATGCCGGTGCCGGGGCCCCCGGTGGGGAAGGGCCCAAGGAGGGAGCCGGCAAGAGCCAGGATAATGTGGTTGACGCCGATTATGAAATTAAGGAAGATAAATAA
- the grpE gene encoding nucleotide exchange factor GrpE — protein MEKDRPNPQETAGTEREPAEEMNMNPDEENMGMESEEKPGNELEMQLAQKNAEVEELKERILRLHADFDNYRKRTNKEKEEWFQYASQGVVINLLPVLDNLERALGSMEQQVEDKQGLMAGVNMIYRQLMDVLQREGLQPIEALGRLFDPLLHEAIMQVPVEEGQEDNLIVEELRKGYRFKDKVIRPTMVKVAKNM, from the coding sequence ATGGAAAAAGACAGGCCGAATCCTCAGGAAACAGCCGGCACCGAAAGGGAACCGGCGGAAGAGATGAACATGAATCCCGATGAAGAAAACATGGGGATGGAATCTGAGGAAAAACCGGGTAATGAATTAGAAATGCAGCTGGCCCAAAAAAACGCAGAGGTGGAAGAATTAAAGGAGAGAATTCTCAGGCTGCATGCGGACTTTGACAACTACCGCAAGCGTACCAATAAGGAAAAAGAAGAGTGGTTCCAATATGCTTCGCAAGGTGTGGTGATAAATCTCCTGCCTGTCCTTGACAACCTGGAACGAGCCCTGGGTTCTATGGAACAACAGGTGGAAGACAAACAGGGTCTGATGGCAGGCGTCAATATGATTTACCGGCAGCTCATGGATGTGCTCCAGCGGGAAGGCTTACAGCCTATCGAGGCTTTAGGCCGGCTTTTTGATCCCCTGCTCCATGAAGCCATTATGCAGGTACCTGTCGAAGAGGGCCAGGAGGACAATTTAATTGTGGAAGAACTGCGCAAAGGCTATCGTTTTAAAGATAAAGTAATCAGACCAACTATGGTTAAAGTTGCAAAAAACATGTAA